The DNA sequence AGGAGTCTTGATGGTGTTTTTTAGAGAACTGAAAGCTACAGATGAAGGAACATACAGGTGTGGAGTGAAAGTATCTTACTTTAATGAGATCTTCACTGAGCTTCAGCTGAGACTCAGACACGGTGAGGAACAGAGAGTACTGTATCTTATGTGCATATAAAGTCATTTTTCTCTACTTGTCAAATAAACTTGTCTTGGGTTTTAGATGAAAAATATCCAGTGGCTGTGACTAAAACAGCTTATCCTGGAGAAGTCATCTTCAGCTGTCAGATCCCAGAGCAACAGAGACTTTATTTGTGTAAAGAGGATGATGATCAGATCTGTCAGAACATCAGCTCATCTAAAGTCACACACATGAGTGGTTCTTCTGAGAGAAATGAAGAGAGAGTTTTTACGGTGAGCATCAGTAATGTGAGCGTGAGAGATGCTGGAGTCTACTGGTGTGGAGCAGAAACCAGAGACACTTATTTGACTTTCATCTCCCTGACCACCAAAATTCAGCTCAACCTCATCAGTGAGTGGCTTCAGAAGATTTGACTGTAAATACGGTCTGTTCAGAATCATGTGTTAAacgtctgtgtttgttttcagtgcCTCCAGTAGTGAGACGTGAAGGAGAATCTGCTGAGATCATCTGCCCTTATGATTCAATCTATAAATCAAAGCCAAAGTCTCTCTGTAAGGGGAAGTGCTCCACTAGAGACAGAAATGAGAACGAGACCAAGACTGACAGACTGACTCTGAAAGATGACGTCTCTACAAGTGTCTTCACTGGGACCATCACTGGACTCACAGCAGAGGATGCTGGGAAATACTGGTGTGCAGTGACATCAGAAACAGAGCTCAATTATCTTTACACTCATCTGATGGTCATCGTGAACGAGGGTGAGGAAGGGTTCTTCATCTGAATATGTCCAGCTCCGGCTGTCGGTTGATCTTCTTGTGTCTGTAATCATTTCCAGAGCTGAACTTGACTAAGTACGAAGGAGACGACGTGTCGATCCAGTGCAAACATCACGATGAAGAGCAGAAGATCTTCTGCAAAGCACACCAAGCCTCCGTGTGTGTGAAGGATGGAGTTTCGTTGGAGACCGTCAGAGATGATCGATTCTCTTTCAGTGATGAAGCATCTGCTGGAGTCTTTACTGTGAACATCACTGATCTGAGAGAAGAGGATTCTGGGATATACTGGTGTGGAGCTCACGTCATCACTGAAGTGACTCTCACTGTTAAAAAGGGTAAGATAGTGTATTATGGCTGGATTGCTCATGAAGTCATGAAGAATCACTCACACAATGTGGTAGCACGTGGATGTGGATGTGTAAAATATGCATTCTGTTTTAGCAGCAGTGCATCAATGTTGTATGAATTAGTGTCCTCTAATATAACCCTTTCCAGATGTTATGTGTGTGGTTGCAATATATTGAAGCAGAACTAATGAATATAACGGTTGCTTCCTCTGGTTTTCATTGCATGCTTTAAGTTTAACATCTGCCACTGTTCCAGCTTAACTCAAAATGACTCTGTTTACCCCCTATATAAAAATGCTCTCGATTACCAAGATGTGAATAATTTTAGGCCAGTCTCAAAACTACCATTCATAAGTAAAATTCTTGAATAGGGGCACGCTCTACAATTAAGTTTTAACTTAAACATCCCTTATATCGTTCTAATCAGGTTTTCACTCTTCGCTCTTCTTCGTGTAGTAGACAAAAGGATGACATTCTCGTATTTATGGACTAATGGATTAATAAGCATTTGAATTCTTTCATGTTCTAAGCACTGAACTTGACATTATCTGCCATGAAATAATCATCTCTTGTCTTTCTGATATTGGTATCACTGGCTCAGATCTTTCCTGGCTGACTTCCTATTAGCAATAGAGATCTGAAATTAAATTCTCCAATATCTCATCACCATACAAGGGTATCAGTCTGACACTGCTTCAGTTTCACAGGGTGTTCCTCAAGGTTCAGTTCCCGGTCCACTCCTGtttattatctctctctctctttttttctctctcactctctgtgtctgtgtgtgtgtgtgtgtattttggtcAGACCAATACTAAGTGAGAACcataagcaaaataaattttGGAACCTATTTTGTTTAGAATTCATTGCACCAGTGTTTAAGACTATGTCatagtgtgtgttttgtgtgtgtgatgtctgaaggcaaagtttgttttttaagcaaAAGCGAGTGGCTTTGAGTGTAAAATGTGAAGTGTGATTATTTACCTCACAAGactaaactattatttttttattttattgactgTGTGTTTTGTTCCAGATTTCTCCCTGATCATcattatcagtgtgtgtgtgattctgcTGCTGATCTCTGGATTCTCTCTGACTGTGTGGAGATTAAGACACGAGAGACGAGGTGACACTCATTTACCCACAATCCCCTCTGATGGGCTCCTGTACGCTGCTGTCAGTTTCCAGAAACGTCCAGAGTCTCTCAGTGATATTACAGTCAGATTCAGTAAGAACGAGATTCACTCTGATTACGCCGCGGTCAGTTACCACATGACAACTAACTAATAATAGATTATACACATATTAccatcattttacattttaatagttattataaaaaaattgatttatgaAAACCTCTTTTATTGCCActctttaaacacacaaaagctCACCTGTTATAATGAGACACATGAACCTGTTCAGAGCTTTTAACCCTTTAACCTTCACTCCCAGAAGgagctaataaaaatattttacttaaaattcttagtttttttatgaaactcTCCCGTACGGTTGAGATGTCGGTCCATGATAAACTCAGAGAACTATTTCATGAGTTACCTTGCAATGATGTGCATTACTTCAACTTTATTGGTATTTTGGACACATTTCTCAACCTTCAGGGTCCACaaagattaaagaaaaattatatttaagtgcCTGTAAATCGGCTTAATAAATGCATGCCTATGGCAATATCCATactataatatgttttttattcagataGTATATTTCTGTTCTCTAACCCCGTCCCtattcaaaacaacattatgGTTTCAAGCCTACTTCCTTGATTGCTTGTTTGAGCCTATTATCTTATTTTCAGTCACACAGAAAGTGTGTAAaggttttcatttgaaaactggAGATACTcaaaagacagagagatagagcaGTACAGCTGTGAAAAAgctctctctcatctcttccTTTTCATAGATGTAATCTTCATCAAAGTAATGCCAACCAAA is a window from the Puntigrus tetrazona isolate hp1 chromosome 1, ASM1883169v1, whole genome shotgun sequence genome containing:
- the LOC122347282 gene encoding polymeric immunoglobulin receptor-like, encoding MKILLIFFTFYLISGAVSDVDVTGHSQGSVLVDSGKPWFSDSFKYIFKTSELRVIMIDKKHERWIDEGRITLFKNNEDKLMIYIRDLNLNDAGKYDITVRDKWSINLNLYVLKEEMCCKMPKRVMVNVGETASISGEYSHSYNNDLKIVFKKGRENIDAVYSRWNKKERFSISDDRHKNVFSVKITAVTPDDGGVYFCGVWINRHSYSYSVINTVDLYITAKVGVSRAIGYSGSGLMMKCEHPQYKTRPKYICKESDGCSEKKDLQMSFEIVKQLTWKNTWDEWKTNGEVSLYDDTRAGVLMVFFRELKATDEGTYRCGVKVSYFNEIFTELQLRLRHDEKYPVAVTKTAYPGEVIFSCQIPEQQRLYLCKEDDDQICQNISSSKVTHMSGSSERNEERVFTVSISNVSVRDAGVYWCGAETRDTYLTFISLTTKIQLNLIMPPVVRREGESAEIICPYDSIYKSKPKSLCKGKCSTRDRNENETKTDRLTLKDDVSTSVFTGTITGLTAEDAGKYWCAVTSETELNYLYTHLMVIVNEELNLTKYEGDDVSIQCKHHDEEQKIFCKAHQASVCVKDGVSLETVRDDRFSFSDEASAGVFTVNITDLREEDSGIYWCGAHVITEVTLTVKKDFSLIIIISVCVILLLISGFSLTVWRLRHERRGDTHLPTIPSDGLLYAAVSFQKRPESLSDITVRFSKNEIHSDYAAVSYHMTTN